The following proteins are co-located in the Castanea sativa cultivar Marrone di Chiusa Pesio chromosome 8, ASM4071231v1 genome:
- the LOC142606892 gene encoding putative pectinesterase/pectinesterase inhibitor 13 produces MSRLDEEVKQDEMLGNMIVLGVSLVIIAAVVIAVIAGVDNPKEATSLSNKNITLAALCNETDYKESCISSLESVGNQTEVLIYFKGAVNATIYEMEDVVKIARQVDIALKQEKMALEDCIELVELCIDELKFVVTMVNATPSLFFNDSSDARTSLSAVLSYQRACIEGMQESSSTFDMERALQKSTELTSNSLAIVHAFSVNDDKGAESSGMSRKLISNHSFDIKIAQAPDAVVAKDGSGKYKSINDAINAYPDGHNGRYLIYVKSGTYRENVIIPKNKTKIFMYGDGMNNTIITGVAVNGTTYRNAALSAIGNGFICKDIGIIVDTSRRSLLAAVKVQSDNAAFFNCRINATKLSIYALAHRQFFRDCEIYGDTNIIRGDSAVVFQSCKIIVTKPFGSKVTIIAAQARSDRRESTGFVLHNCNIDGDKSLFPKGLNNVTYLGMPMQKYSRIIVMESILGDLITPEGWFNNNETYGIETVTFVEYGNKGIGAQTNKRVKWPGYNITYNKNDVLRYTVGRFIQAQKWLPATGVTFQAGLFS; encoded by the exons ATGTCACGGTTAGATGAAGAAGTAAAGCAAGATGAAATGCTTGGAAACATGATTGTATTGGGTGTTTCTCTCGTAATAATTGCTGCAGTTGTGATTGCAGTTATTGCTGGGGTAGATAACCCCAAAGAAGCCACCTcgttatcaaacaaaaatattacCCTTGCTGCCCTGTGCAATGAGACTGATTACAAGGAATCTTGTATATCTAGCCTAGAATCCGTAGGTAACCAAACTGAAGTACTAATCTATTTCAAAGGTGCTGTCAATGCTACCATTTATGAAATGGAAGATGTGGTAAAAATTGCCAGACAAGTTGACATTGCGCTCAAACAAGAAAAGATGGCACTTGAAGATTGTATTGAGCTAGTGGAGCTGTGTATTGATGAACTCAAATTTGTAGTGACAATGGTAAATGCTACACCAAgtttgttctttaatgattcaTCTGATGCTAGGACGAGCTTGAGTGCTGTACTCTCGTACCAAAGGGCATGTATTGAAGGAATGCAAGAGTCTTCTTCCACATTTGATATGGAAAGAGCTTTGCAAAAGTCCACTGAGCTTACAAGCAATTCTTTGGCTATAGTTCATGCCTTTTCTGTCAATGATGACAAAGGAGCAGAATCTTCAGGCATGAGTCGAAAGCTTATCTCAAATCATTCTTTTGATATTAAGATTGCTCAGGCGCCTGATGCAGTTGTGGCTAAAGATGGAAGTGGGAAATATAAAAGCATCAATGATGCTATCAATGCATACCCCGATGGGCACAATGGAAGATATCTTATCTATGTAAAATCTGGAACATACAGAGAGAATGTTATTATCCCCAAGAATAAGACCAAGATATTCATGTATGGTGATGGGATGAATAATACTATTATCACCGGAGTTGCTGTGAATGGAACTACCTATCGAAATGCGGCTTTAT CGGCGATTGGCAATGGATTTATATGCAAGGATATTGGCATAATTGTGGATACAAGTAGACGAAGTCTCTTAGCGGCTGTTAAAGTCCAGTCTGATAATGCAGCCTTCTTCAACTGCAGAATAAATGCTACCAAATTAAGTATATATGCATTAGCCCACCGGCAGTTCTTCCGAGATTGTGAAATCTATGGTGACACAAACATCATCAGGGGTGATTCTGCAGTAGTATTTCAGAGCTGCAAAATCATTGTCACAAAGCCTTTTGGATCAAAGGTTACTATAATAGCAGCACAAGCAAGGAGTGATAGGCGTGAAAGCACAGGTTTTGTACTCCATAACTGCAATATTGACGGAGACAAATCTCTCTTCCCTAAAGGGCTAAACAATGTCACTTACTTGGGCATGCCAATGCAGAAATATTCAAGAATAATTGTAATGGAATCAATTCTCGGGGATTTAATTACTCCAGAGGGATGGTTTAACAATAATGAAACCTATGGAATTGAAACTGTGACCTTTGTTGAGTATGGTAACAAGGGGATTGGAGCTCAAACCAATAAGAGAGTCAAATGGCCAGGTTACAATATCACCTACAACAAAAATGATGTACTACGTTACACGGTTGGTCGATTCATTCAAGCACAAAAATGGTTGCCAGCCACTGGAGTCACCTTTCAGGCTGGGCTTTTTTCTTGA